CTTTGAGGTTGACGGCGTGATCTTCTACCTTTACCACAGAGAGACGGGGAGCCTTGTCCCTTCAATCTTCAGCGGGATTTTTCTGGATGTGGACATTACCGACACCTTTCAGGAGAACGTCCAGATCCTTGCCGAGTCTTCGCCCGGCAGGTTCCAGGAAGTGGAGCTGAAGGACCTTATATTCCCGCAGCAAAAAGTGGGCGAGCACAAGCTCCTTGAGTCATCATTCCAGATCGGAAACCTTGCGATGAGCTCCCAGAAAAAGCTTTTCGGCCCCTTTCTCGATGCGGGGAGCGTGATGTCCCTTTACTGGGCACCGCTGCTTGGGAAAGAGCGGACAATCGGCGCCGTCGTCTTTCTCTCAAAGAAAGTCAAAGAGTGGACCAGGGAAGAATCACAGTGGATTGATATTTTCAGGAATATGATCTCCCTCAATATCGAGAGCATCAATCTTCTTGAAGATATCTTCAGCGAGAAGAACCAGCTTGAAGTGCTTTTCGACAGCATGCCCGAGGGAGTTTACACTACCGACAAGGATAGAAAGGTTCTCACGTGGAACAAGGGTGCCTTCAAGATTACCGGCTGGGCCGCCTCGGAGACCATAGGAAAAGAATGCTCCCTCTTCATAAAGTGCCAGAACGTTGACTATGAGAAGTGCGAAAAGGAATGCTATATCCGCATGTGCGCGGTGAAAGGGGAAAAGAAGGAGTCTGACATTGAGAACGTATTCATAATGTCGAAAAATGGCGAGAGGGTCCCTGCCTACATTACGGCGGCCCCTGTCTATGGGAAAGGGAAGCAGGTGAGCGGCAGCCTCGTCGTTTTCAGGGATATCACGAGAGAGAAAGAGATCGAGAAGATGAAAGAGGAGTTTCTTGCCACGATAACCCACGATCTCAAGAGCCCCCTTGCTTCCATCATGGGCTACTCGGAGCTGCTCACCAATCCCAAGCTTGGCGAGCTGAACAAGAAGCAGAAGGATTTCGCCGAGGCGATAATGAGAGGCGGCAAGACCCTCCAGATTCTTATCAGTAATATCCTCTCAAGCTCCCGCCTGGAAAGCGGGCAGATGCAGTATAGCATGTACGATTTCAGCGTGAATGAGCTTTTTGATGAGCTCCACGAGATGTTTCTCCCAATTACCTCCCATAAGAAGATCAACCTGGCCACTCAGATTGATCACCAGTACGTGGCTCATGGCGACAAGGAAAAGATCAAGGAAGTGATTACCAACCTCATCAGCAACGCCGTAAAATTTACCCCCGAGAAGGGGACTATCACCCTCATAGGCGAATGGGACCAGGATAAAGTGCGGATCTCTATCGATGATACGGGCAAAGGCATCCCCGAGGAAGAGATCCCCCGACTGTTTCTGAAATTTGCCCAGCTCAAGGGCGAGAAGCAGGGAACAGGCCTGGGGCTTTTCATCATCAAGAAGATCATGGAGGCCCACGGCCAGGAGATATCGGTGAAGAGCACCGTGGGGAAGGGGAGCACCTTCATGTTCCACCTTGAGGGGAGAGCGTTGAAAAAGGAAACCCAGGAGGCCAATGTTTAAAGAGATCCTGATAAGTATCGATGACCTTGAGACCAGGGTGGCCATCC
The Candidatus Eremiobacterota bacterium genome window above contains:
- a CDS encoding ATP-binding protein, yielding MEFFELAKKRVSVFIWFLLLLMAYFAWSTPDARLRWPVIAGILGAFALLNLILVIPTRRAKVDSILFFLILTGFTFLITFYIVELGPKANLTILSLLYLFPLIAVSLTFEIYEALLMVLIIAVLEVAAAFLKTLSFQNLLSPETFGRIAYYVIIAVVVNYFLAENRKDLKRRDKEVMELRKSISTLDTSHHKLEGEKAEIEQVRQMLDREIRHSDTILKISKTFTQTLELQEILSHILGTIKEFLGFQTAGIFIDDKQKKEIYCATADGHYKEAMEKQAEDASTCMPGIAIRRNEAIIVNDISQDPRFSSIAASTQTRSALYMPIAVENEVYGSICLWSAEADAYTEKSLTFLTAIIHEAARAIKNAELYKTLDIRLNFIVALWNTSKNLASVVDLSSKDKRSVLQNVFETVKVLFEVDGVIFYLYHRETGSLVPSIFSGIFLDVDITDTFQENVQILAESSPGRFQEVELKDLIFPQQKVGEHKLLESSFQIGNLAMSSQKKLFGPFLDAGSVMSLYWAPLLGKERTIGAVVFLSKKVKEWTREESQWIDIFRNMISLNIESINLLEDIFSEKNQLEVLFDSMPEGVYTTDKDRKVLTWNKGAFKITGWAASETIGKECSLFIKCQNVDYEKCEKECYIRMCAVKGEKKESDIENVFIMSKNGERVPAYITAAPVYGKGKQVSGSLVVFRDITREKEIEKMKEEFLATITHDLKSPLASIMGYSELLTNPKLGELNKKQKDFAEAIMRGGKTLQILISNILSSSRLESGQMQYSMYDFSVNELFDELHEMFLPITSHKKINLATQIDHQYVAHGDKEKIKEVITNLISNAVKFTPEKGTITLIGEWDQDKVRISIDDTGKGIPEEEIPRLFLKFAQLKGEKQGTGLGLFIIKKIMEAHGQEISVKSTVGKGSTFMFHLEGRALKKETQEANV